From the Triticum urartu cultivar G1812 chromosome 4, Tu2.1, whole genome shotgun sequence genome, the window TTGTTTAGCTGCAGGAGTTTAAACATGTTTAAACTCTGAAATGATGTTGATAAAAATTGAAACAATGGAATTTGATAAATGTGCTTCACTTGTACAGGATGTTGTCTTTGTTGCAACAAGAAGGATCGTGAGGCCACCCAAGAAGGGTTCTGCTGTTCAGCGCCCTCGCACCAGGACCCTGACAGCTGTTCATGATGGTATCTTGGAGGATGTTGTGTACCCAGCTGAGATTGTGGGGAAGCGTGTCAGGTACCGTTTGGATGGTGCCAAGGTCATCAAGGTAGTCTTTTGAACTTTTCAGTTTATTGATCATCATGTAAATACCCTGTGAGAAGTTGAAACATGCATATACTCATTTGGTGGCTGCAGTTGTAGTGCTACAACTGGTACTGTTTGATATGATGCTTGTTTGGCAACTTCTTACATTAGTCTGGCAGCACCTTGCCCTTAGCACTCTGCTTGCGCTTAGCACTCTGCTTGATTGGCAAGCAATTCTAGTGCTGATCTTATTCTTGGTGTTCTTTCAGATCTACTTGGACCCGAAGGAGCGCAACAACACTGAGTACAAGCTGGAGACCTTCTCTGCAGTCTACCGCAGGCTTTGTGGGAAAGACGTTGTCTTTGAGTACCCTGTGACTGAAACTGCCTGAAGATCCATGCCTTGAATGTCCTCCATTTTCATATCTTTCTGATCCAAATGTTTTGGTTGAGGTCTCAGTTAGTTGTGCTATCAATGTATTCCAGAAACATAGTTTTGTTAACGATCTGGGGTTAGGAAGTTTGATGGAGATGGCAATGAACGTGAACAATGTTAAAgttttgagcatttaaattatgaACCTCTGCTCGTTTATCTTGTTGCACTTGATTGTCATTTCTAATTGTTCAACATCTCTGCCTAGTCACTGCAATTCCCTATTGCATATTGAATCGTTTGCCTGTTATGTCATATGTTTGTGCTCTTCTCTCTAGTAAGTATTTTGATGTTTAACTTACAATCCGATCAACATGATGTAATATCTCTAGCTAATTGCTTTGATTAATATATGACATGCCCACCAAAATTGTATGGGATAATGGAGATGTTGCAGCAGCACCACAGCTGTCTACAACTGGTTGCAATTGCAACATGATTGTTAGCCCCTTGCATCCTTGCTGTGTGGGCAATGCTGGAGTGGGAGGGGCTGCAGCAACAGAGGCGGTCAGTTATAGTCAGGGACAGCGTGGAGGATGTGTGGTTGCCTTGGGAGGTCGCCGACGACTGCCGAGATGGAGAGGAGGGCCGGGGGACACGTGGGGGCTGGAAAGGAAGAGGGTGGCGACGGTGAGACTGGAAAGGAAGAGGGTGGCGACGGTGCGATGAGAGTGAGGCATGTCGGCTGAGTGCTTCTTGTTGGCAGTGGCGACGGTGCGTTTGGTGCCGTGTGCATGCACGAGGGCTGTTTGgtgcgtgtgcatgcacgagggCTGTCGGCGGCTGATCGGGCTGAGGCCGGAGGTAGAAGACCCGAAGGATATCTTGATCTGCAACAAACCCCCCATTTCGCTCATGCCTTGCAACAAGGGCGGCGTTGCAAACCAATGTATGGGGTTGCTACGTGGCGCATGATCAAAATTTGACCGGATGGTCATGGAGGCGATTGACGTGAGCCGGGTGAGGCCAACCGTTTCTGAAACTAAATTCATATTTTATATGCTATCAAAATTATATGTTTATGAACTTTATTTGAATGTAAATTTAGTGATATGCTCTAGATGTACAATGCATTTCACCCTATAAACCTGATTGGAGAGTATGATAAACTTAACTGGATGAGTACTATTTTCATTTGTAAACAGGGGAGTACATTGACAAGAAAGAGGCGGGGGTCTATTATATTTATCGAAGAAAGCAATATTTAGTATGAAAGGATAACTAAATACAAAATGACTTGTAAAAGGCAAAAGTACACCGAAAACAATATTGAACAAGCATTAAGGTTGTCCCGACAAGATTTAGTAACCCTGCATGACAAATCTTAGAAATCTGGCAATGAATACCCCTACTGGCCCTTCGTGGGTGACTGGGTGTGGATCGGACGTCGTCAAGATATGGAGTTGGCCCTTCGTCGGCACAGATCGGCCAGGGGATCTAAGTCAAAATAAGGACCTCGGGCTGGAAAGAGGAAGAAGGCCGTTTCTACATCATCAGGGAGTGACCGTGTTGGTTGTTTCTGTTTAGCGCAATGTGGGGCTTATCTCAGCCAGCCTTGCGTTTTGTTTGCGTTCAGCTGATGGTAAATTCATTGTCGAGAGACATGAATGAACTTAGAATGGGAGGTCAAACAGTGAACCATGGGGATGAAATTACTGATACAACTCAGAACTATAACTGAAATTTCATTCTGGTCCTCACAATATAGAGGGCAAGCTTAACCGCCGAGAAACCTAGCTCTAGCCAATGAAACATAATTGTACAACACTATCTATGTTCTTCACAAATGACAGGAAATTGCCAGACCCTGTGGTGCTCTCGTGCCCTGGTAGTACAGTTAGGAGTGTTGCTTAAATCTAAGCAGCCCCCCTTGCTTTATTATTTGCCCCTATAATATTGGCGATTCATGTCTCATGCGCCAATGTTCTCGATGCTGGCACCTTTGTTGATCCGTTTAATGATTCCTGCTATAACCTGG encodes:
- the LOC125551971 gene encoding 40S ribosomal protein S7, with translation MYTARKKIQKDKGVEPSEFEDTVAQAFFDLENGNQELKSDLKDLYINTAIQMDVVGNRKAVVIHVPYRLRKPFRKIHVRLVRELEKKFSGKDVVFVATRRIVRPPKKGSAVQRPRTRTLTAVHDGILEDVVYPAEIVGKRVRYRLDGAKVIKIYLDPKERNNTEYKLETFSAVYRRLCGKDVVFEYPVTETA